Genomic window (Thomasclavelia spiroformis DSM 1552):
CCATATTTATATATCTTCATTATTCTTCACCTACTTTTTCAGGATTTGCAATATATCCAGCAATTGCACTTGCTGCAGCAACTTCTGGAGAGGCTAAGTAAATTAATGCCTCAGTATCACCCATTCTTCCTACAAAATTACGATTTGTAGTTGAAACACATTTTTCACCTTTAGCCATGACTCCCATATGGCCACCCATACAAGGGCCACAACTTGGTGTATTAAACGCACATCCAGCTTCAACAAAAATTTCCGCCAACCCTTCAACAATACATTGTAAAAAGATTTTTTGTGTTGCTGGAACAACCATAACTCTTACATTACGAGCAACTTTTTTACCCTTTAAAATAGCTGCCGCTTTTCGTAAATCACTAATTCTTCCATTAGTACAAGAACCAATTACAACTTGATCAATATAAATTGGTTCCATTGCTTCAATTTCATCAATTGTATGCCCATTTCCAGGTAAATGTGGAAATGCTACAGTTGGTCGAACCTTACTTAAATCAATTTCAATTACTCTTTCATATTCAGCATCTTCGTCTGCTGTATATACTTTATAATCCTTTTTAGAATGTTCTTCCATATAAGCAATTGTTTGATCATCAACTGGGAAAATACCATTTTTAGCTCCAGCTTCAATTGCCATATTACAAATAGTAAAACGATCATCCATAGTTAAATATTGAATTCCATCGCCTACAAATTCCATTGATTTATATAAAGCCCCATCAACACCAATTTTATTAATTATATGCAAAATAATATCTTTACCACTAACATATTTTGATGGTTTACCAGTTAAAATAAATTTAATTGCTTCAGGTACTTTAAACCATAATTCTCCCGTTGCCATTCCTGTAGCAATATCAGTTGTTCCAACTCCAGTTGAAAAAGCCCCCAAAGCCCCATATGAACAAGTATGAGAATCTGCTCCAATAATACATTCACCAGCTACTACAATTCCCATTTCAGGTAAAATCGCATGTTCTACACCACACTTCCCCTGTTCCATATGATAAGTTAAACCTTGTTCATTAGAAAAATCTAAAATTGCTTTAGAATTCTCTGCAGATTTAATATCTTTATTTGGCGTAAAATGATCAGGTACTAATACTACTTTATCTTTATCAAAAACCTTATCTGCCATTTGTCTAAAAATTGGCAGTGCCATTGGCCCTGTAATATCATTGGCCATAACCACATCCAATTTTGCTTCAATTAACTGCCCTGCTGTAACTGATTCCATTCCAGCATGATCAGCTAATATCTTTTGTGTCATTGTCATTGCCATTATTTATATCCCCCTTATCTTAACCTTTGTAGGTTGTAAATAAAGAGTAAAATTTACTCTTTATTTACAACACACAAAAGTGTGTTGTATTAATCTTTTAGTTATTGATTAATTTATCTTCATCTGACCAAGAATATAATTTTCTAATTTCTTCCCCAACTTGTTCAGCTTGATGTTCTTTAGCTAATTTTCTCATTGCTTTAAAATGAGCTTGTCCACCAGCTTCAGACATATCTAATAAGAAATCTTTTGCAAATGTTCCATCTTGAATATCTTTTAAAACTTGTTTCATTGCTTTTTTAGTATCTTCAGTGATAATTTTTGGTCCTGTAATATAATCACCGTATTCAGCTGTATTTGAAATTGAATATCTCATTCCAGAGAATCCTGATTGATAAATTAAATCAACGATCAATTTCATTTCATGGATACATTCAAAATATGCATTTCTTGGATCATATCCAGCTTCTACTAAAGTTTCAAAACCAGCTTGCATTAAAGCACATACCCCACCACATAATACTGCTTGTTCTCCAAATAAATCAGTTTCTGTTTCTGTTCTAAATGTAGTTTCCAAAACTCCAGCTCTAGCTCCACCAATTGCTAGACCATATGCTAAAGCAATATCTTTAGCTCTACCAGTTGCATCTTGTTCAACTGCAACTAAACATGGTGTACCTTTACCTGCTAAGTATTCACTACGTACTGTATGTCCTGGTGCTTTTGGTGCAATCATAGTTACATCAACATTTTTAGGTGGTACGATTTGTCCAAAATGGATATTAAATCCATGCGCGAACATTAACATATTTCCTTCTTCAAGATTTGGTTCAATTGATTCTTTATATAATTTAGCTTGTAATTCATCATTAATTAAAATCATGATAATATCAGCTTTTTTAGCAGCTTCGGCTGAAGTATAAACTTCAAATCCTTGTTCTTCAGCTCTTTTCCAAGATTTTGAACCTTCATATAATCCAACAATTACATGAACACCTGATTCTTTTAAGTTCAATGCGTGAGCATGTCCTTGAGAACCATATCCAATAATAGCGACAGTTTTACCGTCTAATAAAGATAAGTCACAATCTGATTCATAAAAAATTTTAGCCATTTTTCTTAACCCCCTATTTACTTATTAATATGACTTTTTATATCAATTTCGCCAAGACCACGTTTAATTCCAGATAATCCAGTTCTAACGATCTCAACGATATTGAACCCTTCTAACATCGCAAGCAACCCATCAATTTTTGATTGATCTCCAGTTGCTTCGATAACTAATGATGATGGTGCAACATCAATAATTCGTGCTCTAAATATATCAGCAATCGAAACAATTGATGAACGATGCAGCTCATCAGCTTCAACTTTAATTAAAACCAATTCTCGATATACCGATTCCTCTGGTTTTAATGGAAATATCTCAATTACTTCAACTAATTTACCTAATTGCTTTTCAATTTGATTTAAAATCAATTCATCACCGACAGCAACCACTGTCATTCTAGAAACATTAGGAATATTTGTCTTTCCTACACTTAAACTATCAATTCCATAACCTCGGCGACTAAACAACCCTGCTACTCTGCTTAAAACACCCGGATTATTTTCTACTAATAACGACAATACTAAACGATTCATACTAGTTTCCTTTCTGTTTATTTCATTGCTCGAGATAAACGATTCATTCCAGATATAATTGCCATAATTGTTGCAGTAGTAATATTTGGATGTATTCCTACCCCATATTCCTGGCAAGCGCTTCCTTTAGCTCTTAAATAAACATACGCCGCTGCCTTTGAACTAGAGCCTGAAGTTAAAGCATGTTCACTATAATCCAATAAATGAGTATGCATATCAGAAAGAGAATTCAAAGCATTTTTCACAGCATCAATCGGTCCATTTCCATACCCAACTAAAGTCACAACTTCACCATGATCTTCAATTGTAATTTCTGCTCTCCTTTCATATTCACTGTCATCTTCACTTATATCAATTAATTTTTGTTTAATGAAACGATATGGTTCTTCATTATCAACATACTCCTCAATAAATGTATCATATACTCTTTCAGGAGAAACTTCTCCTTC
Coding sequences:
- the leuC gene encoding 3-isopropylmalate dehydratase large subunit, with translation MAMTMTQKILADHAGMESVTAGQLIEAKLDVVMANDITGPMALPIFRQMADKVFDKDKVVLVPDHFTPNKDIKSAENSKAILDFSNEQGLTYHMEQGKCGVEHAILPEMGIVVAGECIIGADSHTCSYGALGAFSTGVGTTDIATGMATGELWFKVPEAIKFILTGKPSKYVSGKDIILHIINKIGVDGALYKSMEFVGDGIQYLTMDDRFTICNMAIEAGAKNGIFPVDDQTIAYMEEHSKKDYKVYTADEDAEYERVIEIDLSKVRPTVAFPHLPGNGHTIDEIEAMEPIYIDQVVIGSCTNGRISDLRKAAAILKGKKVARNVRVMVVPATQKIFLQCIVEGLAEIFVEAGCAFNTPSCGPCMGGHMGVMAKGEKCVSTTNRNFVGRMGDTEALIYLASPEVAAASAIAGYIANPEKVGEE
- the ilvC gene encoding ketol-acid reductoisomerase, with translation MAKIFYESDCDLSLLDGKTVAIIGYGSQGHAHALNLKESGVHVIVGLYEGSKSWKRAEEQGFEVYTSAEAAKKADIIMILINDELQAKLYKESIEPNLEEGNMLMFAHGFNIHFGQIVPPKNVDVTMIAPKAPGHTVRSEYLAGKGTPCLVAVEQDATGRAKDIALAYGLAIGGARAGVLETTFRTETETDLFGEQAVLCGGVCALMQAGFETLVEAGYDPRNAYFECIHEMKLIVDLIYQSGFSGMRYSISNTAEYGDYITGPKIITEDTKKAMKQVLKDIQDGTFAKDFLLDMSEAGGQAHFKAMRKLAKEHQAEQVGEEIRKLYSWSDEDKLINN
- the ilvN gene encoding acetolactate synthase small subunit, which gives rise to MNRLVLSLLVENNPGVLSRVAGLFSRRGYGIDSLSVGKTNIPNVSRMTVVAVGDELILNQIEKQLGKLVEVIEIFPLKPEESVYRELVLIKVEADELHRSSIVSIADIFRARIIDVAPSSLVIEATGDQSKIDGLLAMLEGFNIVEIVRTGLSGIKRGLGEIDIKSHINK